Proteins encoded in a region of the Dasypus novemcinctus isolate mDasNov1 chromosome 24, mDasNov1.1.hap2, whole genome shotgun sequence genome:
- the ASIP gene encoding agouti-signaling protein — MDVTRLLLASLLLSLCFLAACSHLAPEDESRDDRSLRSNSSMNLLDFPSISIVAVNKKSERISRKEAEKKKSSKKKAPVKKAAPPPSPPPGPCVATRRSCRPPAPACCDPCASCQCRLFGSACSCRVLSPHC, encoded by the exons ATGGATGTCACCCGCCTGCTCCTGGCCAGCCTACTGCTCTCCCTGTGCTTCCTTGCTGCCTGCAGCCACCTGGCACCCGAGGATGAGTCCAGAGATGATAGGAGCCTGAGGAGCAACTCCTCCATGAACCTGCTGGATTTCCCTTCTATCTCTATCGTGG CAGTGAACAAGAAATCCGAAAGGATCAGCAGAAAAGAAGCCGAAAAGAAGAAATCTTCCAAG AAAAAGGCTCCGGTGAAGAAGGCGGCGCCGCCCCCGTCGCCGCCGCCCGGGCCCTGCGTGGCCACCCGCCGCAGCTGCAGGCCGCCGGCGCCCGCCTGCTGCGACCCGTGCGCCTCGTGCCAGTGCCGCCTCTTTGGCAGCGCCTGCTCCTGCCGCGTGCTCAGCCCCCACTGCTGA